The proteins below come from a single Acidovorax sp. NCPPB 4044 genomic window:
- the mqo gene encoding malate dehydrogenase (quinone) produces the protein MKKSLKALFGAFLALVLAAVLFLYWPLFPRSVPPAENEQPIDVVMVGAGVMSTTLATYLQELQPDWKIQVFERLDGVALESSNGWNNAGTGHSGFAELNYTPQLPDGSIETVRAVGIAEQFEVSRQFWAHQIGRGNMQPPGTFINPTPHMSFVWGDDNIAYLRKRHAALTQNPLFYGMQYSEDQAQIRQWAPVMIEGRDPGQKVAATYMPLGTDVNYGAVTNQLMAGLRKSPHFTLSLQHEVRALRQNADKTWNVTVAQLADGGKEKTVKARFVFVGAGGAALKLLQASGIPESKDYAGFPVGGQFLAIENPAITARHDVKAYGIASTGSPPMSVPHLDARNMDGKPVVLFGPFALATTKFLKNGSWFDLFASVTHDNLAGMLRVGIHNLDLVKYLVQQAELTDEDRHKVLLEYFPNARREDWKLVTAGQRVQVIKRDPHKGAVLQFGTEIVTDSDGTIAALMGASPGASTAPHIMLNLMAKAFPQQMTDAGWKTRLQQIVPSYGRKINESPALTNEIRRMTSMALHLPYLEVPADLTQPAQPRAGAASTAPLAPAAPRQLNKEMQAL, from the coding sequence ATGAAAAAGTCGCTCAAAGCCTTGTTCGGCGCCTTCCTGGCGCTGGTTCTGGCGGCCGTACTGTTCCTGTACTGGCCCCTCTTTCCCCGATCCGTGCCCCCCGCCGAGAACGAACAGCCCATCGACGTGGTGATGGTCGGTGCCGGCGTCATGAGCACCACGCTCGCCACCTACCTGCAGGAATTGCAGCCCGACTGGAAGATCCAGGTGTTCGAGCGGCTGGACGGCGTGGCCCTGGAAAGCTCCAACGGCTGGAACAACGCAGGCACGGGCCACTCCGGATTCGCCGAACTGAACTACACGCCGCAACTGCCCGATGGCTCCATCGAAACCGTGCGGGCCGTGGGCATCGCCGAGCAGTTCGAGGTGTCGCGCCAGTTCTGGGCGCACCAGATCGGCCGCGGCAACATGCAGCCCCCCGGGACCTTCATCAACCCGACGCCGCACATGAGCTTCGTCTGGGGCGACGACAACATCGCCTACCTGCGCAAGCGCCATGCGGCACTCACACAGAACCCGCTCTTCTACGGCATGCAGTATTCGGAGGACCAAGCGCAGATCCGCCAATGGGCCCCCGTGATGATCGAAGGCCGCGATCCGGGCCAGAAGGTGGCCGCCACCTACATGCCCCTGGGGACCGACGTGAACTACGGCGCGGTGACCAACCAGCTCATGGCAGGCCTGCGCAAGAGCCCCCACTTCACGCTGAGCCTGCAGCACGAGGTGCGCGCACTGCGCCAGAACGCCGACAAGACCTGGAACGTCACCGTGGCCCAGCTCGCCGATGGCGGCAAGGAAAAGACCGTCAAGGCCAGGTTCGTCTTCGTGGGCGCAGGCGGTGCGGCCCTCAAGCTGCTGCAGGCATCGGGCATCCCGGAATCGAAGGACTATGCGGGCTTCCCGGTCGGCGGGCAGTTCCTGGCCATCGAAAACCCGGCCATCACCGCACGCCACGACGTGAAGGCCTATGGCATCGCCTCGACCGGATCACCGCCGATGTCGGTACCGCACCTGGACGCGCGCAACATGGACGGCAAGCCTGTGGTGCTCTTCGGCCCCTTCGCGCTGGCCACCACCAAGTTCCTCAAGAACGGCTCGTGGTTCGACCTGTTCGCTTCCGTGACGCACGACAACCTGGCGGGCATGCTGCGCGTGGGCATCCACAACCTCGACCTGGTGAAGTACCTGGTGCAGCAGGCCGAGCTGACCGATGAAGACCGCCACAAGGTGCTGCTGGAATATTTCCCCAACGCCCGGCGCGAGGACTGGAAGCTCGTGACGGCCGGACAGCGCGTGCAGGTGATCAAGCGCGACCCCCACAAGGGCGCCGTGCTGCAGTTCGGCACCGAGATCGTGACCGACAGCGACGGCACCATCGCCGCACTCATGGGCGCCTCTCCGGGCGCATCGACGGCGCCCCACATCATGCTGAACCTGATGGCGAAGGCCTTTCCGCAGCAGATGACCGATGCCGGCTGGAAGACGCGCCTGCAGCAGATCGTCCCGTCGTATGGCCGCAAGATCAACGAAAGCCCCGCTCTCACGAACGAGATCCGCCGCATGACCAGCATGGCCCTGCATCTGCC
- the rpsT gene encoding 30S ribosomal protein S20: MASAKPKKKNPRLASGRKRARQDVKLNAANTSLRSKYRTAVKNVEKAVVAGDKTKATELFAKMQSVVDTIADKGIFHKNKAARDKSRLSAKVKALALAA, translated from the coding sequence ATGGCATCTGCCAAGCCCAAGAAAAAGAACCCCCGCCTCGCCTCCGGCCGCAAGCGCGCGCGCCAGGACGTGAAGCTGAACGCAGCCAACACCTCGCTGCGTTCCAAGTACCGCACCGCCGTCAAGAACGTCGAGAAGGCCGTTGTGGCCGGCGACAAGACGAAGGCCACCGAACTGTTCGCGAAGATGCAATCCGTTGTCGACACCATCGCCGACAAGGGCATCTTCCACAAGAACAAGGCTGCTCGCGACAAGAGCCGCCTGTCCGCCAAGGTGAAAGCCCTGGCACTGGCCGCCTGA
- the murJ gene encoding murein biosynthesis integral membrane protein MurJ — MSLFKAASTVSLLTLASRVTGLARDLLMASMFGASALTDAFNIAFRIPNLFRRLFAEGAFSQAFVPVLAGHKAQQGEEATRALIANVATALFWVLLATCIAGVLGAPALVWLLASGLRQSADGYDAAVLMTRWMFPYIGFMSLVALSAGVLNTWKRFAVPAATPVLLNLCMILAAWLGAPQFAARGIEPIYAMAGGVMLGGIAQLAVQLPALYRLRLLPRIGITPSAVGDAWRDPGVRRILTLMGPALLGVGVAQISLMINTQIASYLAPGSVTWLFYADRLMEFPTSLLGVALGVVLTPQLAAARAAADAERYSAMLDWGLRIVVLLSVPCAVGLLTFAQPLVATLFHHGALHDGDVGQIALALAGYGVGLVGLVAIKVLAPGYYASQDIRTPVRIAVVVLVITQVLNALLVPLLDHAGLALSIGLGALVNALWLLLGLLRRGSFRPQPGWGRLLMQVVAASALLAIFLIWGSRHFDWIALRAHEAQRAGWLALLLAGGVALYFGALWAAGLKLRQLLRR; from the coding sequence GTGTCCCTGTTCAAAGCCGCCTCCACCGTCTCCCTGCTGACCCTGGCTTCCCGCGTGACGGGCCTCGCGCGCGATCTGCTGATGGCGTCGATGTTCGGGGCCTCGGCGCTGACCGATGCGTTCAACATCGCGTTCCGCATCCCCAACCTGTTCCGCCGCCTTTTCGCGGAGGGCGCCTTCAGCCAGGCGTTCGTGCCCGTGCTGGCCGGGCACAAGGCCCAGCAGGGCGAAGAGGCCACGCGGGCCCTGATCGCGAACGTGGCCACGGCGCTCTTCTGGGTGCTGCTGGCGACCTGCATCGCCGGCGTGCTGGGGGCGCCCGCACTGGTGTGGCTGCTGGCGAGCGGCCTGCGGCAGAGCGCCGACGGCTATGACGCCGCCGTGCTGATGACGCGCTGGATGTTCCCCTACATCGGCTTCATGTCGCTGGTGGCGCTCTCCGCCGGGGTGCTCAATACCTGGAAGCGCTTCGCCGTGCCGGCCGCCACGCCCGTGCTGCTGAACCTCTGCATGATCCTGGCGGCATGGCTCGGCGCGCCGCAGTTCGCCGCGCGCGGCATCGAGCCCATCTATGCGATGGCCGGCGGCGTGATGCTCGGCGGCATCGCGCAGCTGGCTGTGCAACTGCCCGCCCTCTACCGCCTGCGGCTGCTGCCGCGCATCGGCATCACGCCCTCGGCCGTGGGGGATGCCTGGCGCGACCCCGGCGTGCGCCGCATCCTCACGCTCATGGGCCCGGCGCTGCTGGGCGTGGGGGTGGCGCAGATCTCGCTGATGATCAACACCCAGATCGCCTCGTACCTCGCGCCGGGCAGCGTCACCTGGCTCTTCTACGCCGACCGGCTCATGGAGTTTCCGACCTCGCTGCTGGGCGTGGCGCTGGGCGTGGTGCTCACGCCGCAACTGGCCGCCGCCCGTGCGGCGGCCGATGCCGAGCGCTATTCCGCGATGCTGGACTGGGGCCTGCGCATCGTGGTGCTGCTGTCGGTGCCCTGCGCGGTGGGCCTGCTCACGTTCGCGCAGCCGCTCGTGGCCACGCTATTCCACCATGGTGCACTGCACGATGGCGATGTGGGACAGATCGCGCTGGCCCTGGCGGGCTACGGCGTGGGCCTGGTCGGGCTGGTGGCGATCAAGGTGCTGGCCCCCGGCTACTACGCCAGCCAGGACATCCGCACGCCCGTGCGCATCGCCGTCGTGGTGCTGGTCATCACGCAGGTGCTCAACGCCTTGCTCGTGCCGCTGCTGGACCATGCCGGCCTGGCGCTGTCGATCGGCCTCGGGGCGCTGGTGAATGCGCTCTGGCTGCTGCTGGGGCTGCTGCGGCGCGGCAGTTTCCGGCCGCAGCCCGGGTGGGGCCGGCTGCTGATGCAGGTGGTGGCGGCCAGCGCGCTGCTGGCGATCTTCCTGATCTGGGGCTCCCGGCATTTCGACTGGATCGCGCTGCGCGCCCACGAGGCGCAGCGCGCGGGCTGGCTCGCGCTGCTGCTGGCGGGTGGCGTGGCGCTGTATTTCGGCGCGCTCTGGGCAGCGGGCCTCAAACTGCGCCAGCTGCTGCGCCGCTGA
- a CDS encoding SirB1 family protein, whose amino-acid sequence MVLSYSLPTPLEYFAALVQSDEQFPLLEAAACIAHDEYPDFDVQQLLGDIDQLLARVRRRLPEDASSLQRLRSLNQFFFHDLGFGGNVNNYYDPDNSYLNAVLRTRRGIPISLAILWMELAQGLGLHVRGISFPGHFMVKVLLPRGQVVLDPTTGQSLSREELAERLEPFKRRSGLVDDFEVPLGLYLQAAPAREVIARMLRNLKEIHRSQQDWVRLAAVQERLVLLLPDAWGEWRDRGLARAELGHADGAVADLETYLAHAEDALDVEAISARLDQLRRANH is encoded by the coding sequence ATGGTTCTGAGCTATTCCCTCCCCACGCCGCTCGAATACTTCGCCGCCCTCGTGCAGAGCGACGAGCAATTCCCGCTCCTGGAGGCGGCTGCCTGCATCGCCCACGACGAATACCCCGACTTCGATGTGCAGCAGCTGCTGGGCGACATCGACCAGCTGCTGGCCCGCGTGCGCCGCCGGTTGCCGGAGGACGCGTCTTCGCTGCAGCGGCTGCGATCGCTCAACCAGTTCTTCTTCCACGACCTGGGTTTCGGCGGCAACGTCAACAACTACTACGACCCCGACAACAGCTACCTGAACGCCGTGCTGCGCACGCGCCGCGGCATCCCGATCTCGCTGGCCATCCTCTGGATGGAGCTGGCCCAGGGCCTGGGGCTGCATGTGCGCGGGATCTCGTTTCCCGGCCATTTCATGGTCAAGGTGCTGCTGCCGCGGGGGCAGGTGGTGCTCGATCCGACCACGGGCCAGTCGCTTTCCCGCGAAGAGCTGGCCGAGCGGCTGGAGCCTTTCAAGCGGCGCAGCGGGCTGGTGGACGATTTCGAGGTGCCGCTGGGGCTGTACCTGCAGGCCGCGCCCGCGCGCGAGGTGATCGCCCGCATGCTGCGCAACTTGAAGGAGATCCACCGCTCCCAGCAGGACTGGGTGCGGCTGGCGGCCGTGCAGGAGCGCCTCGTGCTGCTGCTGCCCGATGCCTGGGGCGAATGGCGGGATCGCGGCCTGGCGCGCGCCGAGCTGGGCCATGCCGACGGGGCGGTGGCGGACCTCGAAACCTACCTGGCCCACGCCGAGGATGCGCTCGACGTCGAGGCCATCTCCGCCCGCCTGGACCAGTTGCGCCGCGCCAACCACTGA
- the queF gene encoding NADPH-dependent 7-cyano-7-deazaguanine reductase QueF (Catalyzes the NADPH-dependent reduction of 7-cyano-7-deazaguanine (preQ0) to 7-aminomethyl-7-deazaguanine (preQ1) in queuosine biosynthesis), with the protein MNSPDQSQLGRASAYADQYDASLLYPLPRQPKRDEIGVTGAPPFFGADLWTAFELSWLNPRGKPQVAIAHVTVPCETPNIVESKSFKLYLNSFNNTRFADAAEVQARIRADVSEAAWRGADRPSTVGVKLVLPEMFDREPVHELDGLLLDRLDVECDRYTPAPELLRAAQGEAPVTETLVSHLLKSNCLVTGQPDWGSVRIQYSGAQIDQAGLLQYLVSFRNHNEFHEQCVERIFMDVWTRCRPIKLSVYARYTRRGGLDINPLRTSHPQALPPNTRTARQ; encoded by the coding sequence ATGAACTCCCCCGACCAATCGCAACTGGGCCGCGCCTCCGCCTATGCGGACCAGTACGACGCCTCCCTGCTGTACCCCCTGCCCCGCCAGCCCAAGCGCGACGAGATCGGCGTCACCGGCGCCCCGCCCTTCTTCGGCGCGGACCTCTGGACCGCCTTCGAGCTGTCGTGGCTGAACCCGCGCGGCAAGCCGCAGGTCGCGATCGCGCACGTCACCGTGCCGTGCGAGACGCCGAACATCGTGGAGAGCAAGTCGTTCAAGCTCTACCTCAACAGCTTCAACAACACCCGTTTCGCCGATGCCGCCGAGGTGCAGGCCCGCATCCGCGCGGACGTGAGCGAAGCCGCGTGGCGCGGCGCGGACCGCCCGTCCACCGTGGGCGTGAAGCTCGTGCTGCCCGAGATGTTCGACCGCGAGCCGGTGCATGAGCTCGACGGCCTGCTGCTGGACCGCCTCGACGTGGAATGCGACCGGTACACCCCCGCGCCCGAGCTGCTGCGGGCCGCCCAGGGCGAGGCGCCCGTGACCGAGACGCTCGTGAGCCACCTGCTCAAGAGCAACTGCCTCGTGACCGGGCAACCCGACTGGGGCAGCGTGCGCATCCAGTACAGCGGCGCGCAGATCGACCAGGCGGGGCTGCTGCAGTACCTCGTGAGCTTTCGCAACCACAACGAATTCCACGAGCAATGCGTGGAGCGCATCTTCATGGACGTGTGGACGCGCTGCCGGCCGATCAAGCTGTCCGTCTATGCGCGCTACACCCGCCGTGGCGGCCTGGACATCAACCCGCTGCGCACCAGCCATCCGCAGGCGCTGCCGCCGAACACCCGCACGGCGCGGCAGTAG
- a CDS encoding 2OG-Fe(II) oxygenase, with product MSASRSSPARADTDAALSQSITPDLRAWIIAQAQAGFEAPAVLQSMLDAGWNEDVATHAMEHVLREQLETLAVQQGQPPASRVPEPDLADAPGFIDVGDRQVEVLMAMAQPRVVLFGNLLSDEECDALIAAAEPRMARSLTVATRTGGEEVNDDRTSHGMFFQRGEDPVVARLEERIARLVNWPLENGEGLQVLHYRPGAEYKPHYDYFDPAEPGTPTILRRGGQRVATLVVYLNNPEKGGGTTFPDVHLEVAPRRGNAVFFSYERPHPSTRTLHGGAPVVAGDKWIATKWLRERRFE from the coding sequence ATGTCCGCCTCCCGCTCCTCGCCCGCGCGCGCCGACACGGACGCCGCACTCTCCCAGTCCATCACGCCCGATCTGCGGGCGTGGATCATCGCGCAGGCCCAGGCCGGCTTCGAGGCGCCTGCCGTGCTGCAGTCCATGCTCGACGCCGGCTGGAACGAGGACGTGGCCACGCATGCGATGGAACACGTGCTGCGCGAGCAGCTCGAGACCCTCGCCGTGCAGCAGGGCCAGCCGCCTGCCTCCCGCGTGCCCGAACCCGATCTGGCCGATGCCCCCGGGTTCATCGACGTGGGCGACCGCCAGGTGGAGGTGCTGATGGCCATGGCGCAGCCGCGCGTGGTGCTGTTCGGCAACCTGCTCTCCGACGAGGAATGCGATGCCCTGATCGCCGCCGCCGAGCCGCGCATGGCGCGCTCGCTGACCGTCGCCACACGCACGGGCGGCGAGGAAGTCAACGATGACCGCACCAGCCACGGCATGTTCTTCCAGCGCGGGGAAGACCCGGTGGTGGCCCGGCTCGAAGAGCGCATCGCGCGGCTCGTGAACTGGCCGCTGGAAAACGGCGAGGGCTTGCAGGTGCTGCACTACCGCCCCGGCGCCGAATACAAGCCGCACTACGACTACTTCGATCCTGCCGAGCCGGGCACGCCCACGATCCTGCGCCGCGGCGGACAGCGCGTGGCCACGCTCGTCGTCTACCTCAACAACCCGGAGAAGGGCGGCGGCACCACCTTCCCCGACGTGCACCTGGAGGTGGCCCCACGCCGGGGCAATGCGGTGTTCTTCAGCTACGAGCGCCCGCACCCGTCCACCCGCACGCTGCATGGCGGCGCACCGGTGGTCGCAGGCGACAAGTGGATCGCCACGAAATGGCTGCGTGAGCGGCGATTTGAATGA
- the yaaA gene encoding peroxide stress protein YaaA, whose amino-acid sequence MLFLLSPAKSLDYDTPLPAGLPHTLPPFIPESTRLIEVLREKSPQDIASLMDLSDTLAGLNVARYAAWSPRFTASNARQALFAFNGDVYEGLQARGLGTEDLQWAQDHVAILSGLYGVLRPLDRMQPYRLEMGTRLATEAGGNLYRFWGPRIAEHLNRRLAADATPVVVNLASQEYFKSVDTGVLKARVIECVFEDWKGDRYKIISFHAKRARGLMARYAIQKRVLTPRQLEGFDLEGYAFAASASAPDRLVFRRKAAP is encoded by the coding sequence ATGCTGTTCCTGCTGTCTCCCGCCAAATCCCTCGACTACGACACGCCCCTGCCTGCGGGGCTGCCGCACACGCTCCCGCCGTTCATCCCCGAGTCCACACGCCTGATCGAGGTGCTGCGCGAGAAATCGCCCCAGGACATCGCGTCCCTGATGGACCTCAGCGACACGCTCGCGGGACTGAACGTGGCGCGCTATGCCGCGTGGTCGCCCCGGTTCACTGCCTCCAACGCCCGCCAGGCCCTCTTCGCCTTCAACGGCGACGTCTACGAGGGCCTGCAGGCGCGCGGGCTGGGCACCGAAGACCTGCAGTGGGCCCAGGACCACGTGGCGATTCTGAGCGGCCTCTACGGCGTGCTGCGCCCGCTGGACCGCATGCAGCCCTACCGCCTGGAGATGGGCACGCGGCTGGCCACCGAGGCCGGCGGCAACCTCTACCGTTTCTGGGGTCCGCGCATCGCCGAGCACCTGAACCGGCGCCTCGCGGCCGACGCGACGCCGGTGGTGGTCAACCTCGCCTCGCAGGAATACTTCAAGTCGGTGGACACGGGCGTGCTGAAAGCCCGCGTGATCGAGTGCGTGTTCGAGGACTGGAAGGGCGACCGCTACAAGATCATCAGCTTCCACGCCAAGCGGGCGCGCGGCCTCATGGCGCGCTATGCCATCCAGAAGCGCGTGCTCACGCCGCGCCAGCTCGAAGGCTTCGACCTCGAAGGCTATGCGTTCGCCGCGTCCGCCTCCGCGCCCGACCGGCTCGTCTTCCGCCGCAAGGCCGCGCCATGA
- a CDS encoding Rne/Rng family ribonuclease — translation MKRMLINATQPEERRLAIVDGQKLLDYEIEIEGREQRKGNIYKAVVTRVEPSLEACFVDYGEDRHGFLPFKEISRQYFAEGVSPSQARINEVIREGQELLVQVEKEERGNKGAALTTFVSLAGRYVVLMPNNPRGGGVSRRIEGEDRAELKEAMDQLEYPKGMSIIARTAGIGRTAPELQWDLNYLLKLWTAIDGAAKGGKGAFLIYQESSLVIRAIRDYFNNDIGDILIDTDDIYEQAHQFMAHVMPEHAAKVKRYRDDAALFSRFQIEHQIESAYARTVQLPSGGAIVIDHTEALVSVDVNSARAIKGGDIEETATRTNLEAADEVARQMRLRDLGGLIVIDFIDMEESKNRREVENRLRDALRQDRARVQFGTISKFGLMEMSRQRLKPSLSEGAHIRCPRCDGTGHVRDTEGFSLQILRMIQEESMKDNTAAVHCQVPVEVASFLLNEKRTEIAKIELKQRVSVLMVPNKTMETPKYKLERLKHDDPRLDHIAASYKLADELEDPTTVTRRSQEPTNKQTPVIKGVLPDAPAPVAEPRPESPRAAGPRAGAAASAAPAAAPAHAPAPAPAAPVEQGFFAWLKSLFGFGPQAAPAPVATPAPAPAADAPREGRRDGRDGRGGRRGERNGSGGGRDGQRENGTGEGRGGRRGERGDRGERAERPDGEAPRNGRGPREGEAREGREGRSGRDRDREGGRDNGRDTPRDGGRDFAPRGEGEPAQRNGREGRGEGREGREGGRGRERRDALDPQRQQPLGVDAGAAPGAADVSLAGDAANALQERGERGPRNGERRDRGGERRERGGERRERGERAPRGEEAQAEFVDTSPLAALPDLDLTLGDAPAPAEGAPSEEPRQRRSRDRYGRDRRERGGDRAPREGSEAEAAQAGDAPAHSVTSTEHGDAAQDSPRRSYFSQGGNAPAAAPAATATAAVPEVPTPVLDAIAPAAPTPAPAPAVPVAAAPAAQAAIAPAPAAVAAPAPAPAPAAVPAQGLPRVQAFTLPVDDLNRIAEHSGLQWVNSDAGKIAAAQAAIAAEPRPAHVPRERPPVVVLDEGPLVLVETRRDLRDLKLPFEQQQPPSSAA, via the coding sequence ATGAAGCGGATGCTCATCAACGCCACGCAGCCGGAAGAACGGCGCCTTGCCATCGTGGACGGCCAGAAGCTGCTGGACTACGAGATCGAGATCGAGGGACGTGAACAGCGCAAGGGCAACATCTACAAGGCCGTCGTCACCCGCGTCGAGCCCAGCCTGGAAGCCTGCTTCGTCGACTACGGCGAAGACCGCCACGGTTTCCTGCCCTTCAAGGAAATCTCCCGCCAGTATTTCGCCGAGGGCGTCTCCCCCAGCCAGGCCCGCATCAACGAGGTGATCCGCGAGGGCCAGGAGCTGCTGGTCCAGGTCGAGAAGGAAGAGCGCGGCAACAAGGGCGCGGCCCTGACCACCTTCGTCAGCCTGGCCGGCCGCTACGTGGTGCTGATGCCCAACAACCCGCGCGGCGGCGGTGTTTCCCGCCGCATCGAAGGCGAGGACCGGGCCGAGCTCAAGGAGGCGATGGACCAGCTCGAGTACCCCAAGGGCATGAGCATCATCGCGCGCACCGCCGGCATCGGCCGTACGGCACCCGAGCTGCAATGGGACCTGAACTACCTGCTCAAGCTCTGGACCGCCATCGACGGCGCGGCCAAGGGCGGCAAGGGCGCCTTCCTGATCTACCAGGAATCGTCGCTGGTGATCCGCGCGATCCGCGACTACTTCAACAACGACATCGGCGACATCCTCATCGACACCGATGACATCTACGAGCAGGCGCACCAGTTCATGGCGCACGTCATGCCCGAGCATGCCGCCAAGGTGAAGCGCTACCGCGACGACGCGGCCCTGTTCAGCCGCTTCCAGATCGAGCACCAGATCGAATCCGCCTACGCCCGCACGGTGCAGCTGCCCAGTGGCGGCGCCATCGTGATCGACCACACCGAAGCGCTGGTCTCGGTGGACGTGAACTCCGCGCGCGCCATCAAGGGCGGCGACATCGAGGAAACCGCCACGCGCACCAACCTCGAAGCCGCCGACGAGGTCGCGCGCCAGATGCGCCTGCGCGATCTGGGCGGCCTGATCGTGATCGACTTCATCGACATGGAAGAGTCGAAGAACCGCCGCGAAGTCGAGAACCGCCTGCGCGACGCGCTGCGCCAGGACCGGGCACGCGTGCAGTTCGGCACCATCAGCAAGTTCGGCCTCATGGAGATGAGCCGCCAGCGCCTCAAGCCCTCGCTGAGCGAAGGTGCGCACATCCGCTGCCCGCGCTGCGACGGCACCGGCCACGTGCGCGACACGGAAGGCTTCTCACTGCAGATCCTGCGCATGATCCAGGAAGAGTCCATGAAGGACAACACGGCCGCCGTGCACTGCCAGGTGCCGGTGGAAGTGGCGTCGTTCCTGCTCAACGAGAAGCGCACCGAGATCGCCAAGATCGAACTCAAGCAGCGCGTGAGCGTGCTCATGGTTCCCAACAAGACCATGGAGACGCCGAAGTACAAGCTGGAGCGCCTCAAGCACGACGATCCACGCCTGGACCACATCGCGGCCAGCTACAAGCTGGCCGACGAGCTCGAAGACCCCACGACCGTCACCCGCCGCTCGCAGGAACCCACCAACAAGCAGACGCCGGTGATCAAGGGCGTGCTGCCCGACGCACCCGCGCCCGTGGCCGAGCCGCGGCCCGAGTCGCCCCGTGCCGCAGGCCCCCGTGCCGGCGCCGCAGCCAGCGCTGCACCGGCCGCAGCCCCCGCACATGCGCCGGCACCGGCCCCCGCAGCGCCAGTCGAGCAGGGCTTCTTCGCCTGGCTCAAGAGCCTATTCGGCTTCGGCCCCCAGGCTGCGCCCGCACCCGTGGCCACACCCGCTCCCGCACCTGCCGCCGATGCACCGCGCGAAGGCCGGCGTGATGGCCGCGACGGCCGCGGCGGCCGCCGTGGCGAACGCAACGGCAGCGGCGGTGGCCGCGATGGACAGCGCGAGAACGGCACCGGCGAAGGCCGTGGCGGCCGCCGTGGCGAGCGCGGAGACCGTGGCGAGCGCGCCGAGCGCCCGGACGGCGAGGCACCCCGCAACGGCCGGGGCCCGCGCGAAGGTGAAGCACGCGAAGGCCGTGAGGGCCGATCGGGCCGGGACCGCGATCGCGAGGGCGGCCGCGACAATGGCCGTGACACCCCGCGCGACGGCGGACGCGACTTCGCTCCCCGTGGCGAGGGCGAGCCGGCGCAGCGCAATGGCCGTGAAGGCCGCGGTGAGGGGCGCGAGGGCCGTGAAGGCGGCCGGGGCCGCGAACGCCGTGATGCACTGGATCCGCAGCGCCAGCAGCCCCTGGGCGTCGATGCAGGCGCAGCACCTGGCGCGGCCGATGTATCCCTGGCCGGCGATGCCGCGAATGCCCTGCAGGAGCGTGGCGAACGCGGCCCGCGCAACGGTGAACGCCGTGACCGGGGCGGCGAGCGCCGCGAACGGGGTGGTGAACGCCGCGAGCGCGGTGAGCGCGCTCCGCGTGGCGAGGAGGCCCAGGCCGAATTCGTCGATACCTCTCCATTGGCAGCGCTGCCCGATCTCGACCTGACCCTGGGCGATGCCCCGGCCCCGGCCGAAGGCGCACCCAGCGAAGAGCCGCGCCAGCGCCGGTCGCGCGACCGCTATGGCCGCGACCGCCGCGAGCGCGGTGGCGACCGCGCTCCGCGCGAAGGCTCCGAGGCCGAAGCCGCGCAGGCCGGCGATGCACCCGCCCACTCCGTGACCTCCACGGAGCACGGCGATGCCGCGCAGGACTCGCCACGCCGCAGCTACTTCAGCCAGGGCGGCAACGCTCCGGCTGCGGCACCTGCAGCGACAGCGACGGCCGCGGTGCCCGAAGTGCCGACTCCCGTGCTGGATGCGATCGCACCCGCGGCTCCCACGCCGGCCCCGGCGCCTGCCGTCCCGGTTGCCGCGGCGCCAGCCGCCCAGGCAGCGATCGCACCCGCGCCTGCCGCGGTCGCGGCTCCAGCACCGGCACCAGCCCCGGCGGCGGTGCCGGCGCAGGGCCTGCCACGCGTCCAGGCGTTCACGCTTCCCGTGGATGACCTGAACCGCATCGCCGAGCACTCCGGCCTGCAGTGGGTGAACTCGGATGCCGGAAAGATCGCCGCCGCACAGGCAGCGATCGCCGCCGAGCCCCGTCCGGCGCACGTGCCGCGCGAACGGCCCCCGGTGGTCGTTCTGGATGAAGGCCCGCTGGTGCTGGTGGAAACGCGGCGCGACCTGCGCGACCTGAAGCTGCCGTTCGAGCAACAGCAGCCACCGTCGTCCGCTGCCTGA